From one Phycodurus eques isolate BA_2022a chromosome 19, UOR_Pequ_1.1, whole genome shotgun sequence genomic stretch:
- the LOC133417561 gene encoding disks large homolog 5-like isoform X3 encodes MTANTVEPLRVHLQRLVHHAVRLREQRLSRQRGHAHSGLLATAGPRGRSPGEREDGDRPVAAPPRVPGARRATQAAGALLAREYLRRLQAQLESGSRLRAAQAAVYEGHGRAAVPAEPAQRHPQEVRGGRQEGRLLPHAAQPPGWRARPAEGRAGGAEAGQRAAAPRARPRQADLRGTAQAARPRPAGGGRHARAAPTVSLRVNRQVIREGSSDALNKLYDSAVDKLESVRSDYEGLRKIYEDTTADRNADLSRLDRAEEEKRRLQKQLDVLMKQRDAAIHYQQQYSSSVRRLDQQELSKAAAQNVELQHEMERLQSEATRSKTQQLKAAKECEKYKEERDSVTGEYRLIMSERDQVIKEVERLQTGLELAEAKLKNTSSERRVASEELEALRQELSSSLMERDRAVCEKSELLEKYCHEVKDKAEAQKVLSQACEDMETVREERDVARKERTEAIIQRDQLLREYYQARQKQDSVTLDVERANKEIEMLRKQYEAVGQELKEALQEAEVAKCRRDWAFQERDKIVGERESVRTLCDNLRRERDRAVSDLAEALRNLDDTRKQKNDAVREIKELKEKMEDQLEKEARFRQLMAHSSHDSAIDMDSVEWETEVVEFDKCWDMDLKALGFDIAEGVNDPYLPGDCGVFVSKVDKGSLAEGRLRVNDWLLKINNVDLTSKDRKQAIKAVLSGEGVINMVVRRRKSLGGRVATPVQINLAGHKDCGICLESGVFVASLAPGSPAVRDNALTVGDRLLAINGISLDNKSLPECDALLRTCRESLCISLAKFLPQSCSGQSLYDGLKDSEKVSKNCRNSKHSCSTQADGCACEMRCRFGGGGDDDGAPGDAGLHCQHVPDDSLHSRSPSEPLAEFCYRRQDFQRLPFTFTPVLPDRGPSSRKAGGGTWPKVIAGPSIPECARLSIYKRSKQRKSIFDMNTFRRPEAPPKLDYMSLSQLPKDSPQSSVAESSQGPPAPPTRSDSFRFKHSLQNSSASDSTIPASPPRGSSPVVEGDCAKQLYYTAEASHRESKLLAEDDGSQPRESEKRRYRPKSAPALRRNVTPLHIPVPMQVHHFSKDEHSPEPMDLLRFSPMRNNRYGMHFAPPSYSGGVTHSAQRGLASCPAKTAVMRNPVYGAWSHEVQTGNCPPGPSSGVHSHSRANPQHHGRHSVDLNHQLAGDVGDAGRAPHGTNSLPSGSRLGSLSALQFRAERIRIPPTRYPCSAGSDRGSRSHSECSSPTTPPRSPVGPDASSFAGSQSSSSISTQLRIAVSPAPVGDGRKDGFVRHRLAARPKFLSLRCLRPYLEEPRNVTVQKGAEPLGISIVSGENGGVFVSKVTAGSIAHQAHLEYGDQLLEFNGINLRNANEQQARLVIGQQCDTVTVLAQYNPHMFQLGNHSRSSSRMESSSDRPTPRDSGSTTPDDGSVGDALSEQDEGTVTPPSKQTAPAASPHSTFRLPVAALRRTADSRLVRLKRIQAELGVQICGGNLYGVFVETLDEDSPAKSANGLLPGDRILEYNGVSMKNKTKEEAYLELLKPAETVTFKVQNCLDELAAVKETPGDGVFIRSLYERVADTEQELSFKKDDILYVEDTLPNGNFGYWMAWHLDEKGQKLENGQIPSRFMMDQEFYRRHGMSDMKDDGGGGKTLSAAARRSFFRRRLKHKHNGSKDGKDLMASEAMMSEYLPITEDGVSLMYQRVQKVECSAPRPVLILGPLAEASKDMLVNEAPAKFSRCLPEVMKASQQAIERGVKDCVFIDYKRRSGHFDVTTVASIKEITEKDSKHCLLDIAAHAIERLHSVHIYPIVIFIRYKNAKQIKEQKDPMYLRDKLSQKLSKEHFEAAQKTEQDYSRFFTGVVQGGSVSFICTQIVAVVEQEQNKVLWIPDGAQ; translated from the exons ATGActgcaaatacagtggaacctcttag GGTCCACCTACAGCGTCTTGTCCACCATGCCGTCAGACTCCGAGAGCAGCGGCTCTCTCGGCAGCGTGG GCACGCCCACTCCGGCCTCCTCGCCACCGCTGGCCCACGTGGACGGTCACCGGGTGAACGAGAAGATGGAGACCGTCCTGTTGCAGCTCCGCCACGTGTCCCGGGAGCGCGACGAGCTACGCAAGCGGCTGGCGCTCTCCTCGCCCGGGAGTACCTTCGACGACTGCAG GCCCAACTCGAAAGCGGGTCACGACTACGAGCGGCTCAAGCTGCAGTGTATGAAGGCCATGGCCGAGCTGCAGTCCCTGCAGAACCAGCACAGCGGCACCCTCAAGAGGTGCGAGGAGGCCGTCAAGAAGGCCGACTTCTACCA CACGCTGCACAGCCGCCTGGCTGGCGAGCACGGCCAGCTGAAGGACGAGCTGGAGGCGCTGAGGCTGGACAACGTGCGGCTGCTCCGCGAGCACGACCACGCCAAGCAGACCTGCGAGGAACTGCTCAGGCTGCGCGACCGCGACCAGCGGGAGGTGGCCGACATGCGCGCGCTGCACCAACAG TGAGTCTGCGGGTTAATCGCCAGGTGATCCGGGAGGGCTCGTCGGACGCCCTGAACAAGCTGTACGACTCCGCCGTGGACAAACTGGAGAGCGTGAGGAGCGACTACGAGGGTCTGCGGAAGATCTACGAGGACACGACGGCCGATCGCAACGCCGACCTGAGTCGCCTGGACCGCGCCGAGGAAGAGAAGCGACGCCTCCAGAAGCAGCTGGACGTGCTGATGAAGCAGAGGGACGCCGCCATCCACTACCAGCAGCAGTACTCGTCGTCCGTACgcag GTTGGACCAGCAGGAGCTGTCCAAGGCGGCCGCCCAGAACGTGGAGCTGCAGCACGAGATGGAGCGGCTGCAGTCGGAGGCCACGCGCTCCAAAACGCAGCAGCTCAAAGCGGCCAAGGAGTGCGAGAAGTACAAGGAGGAGCGCGACTCGGTCACGGGCGAGTACCGCCTGATCATGAGCGAGCGCGACCAGGTGATCAAGGAGGTGGAGCGGCTTCAGACCGGGCTGGAGCTGGCGGAGGCCAAGCTGAAGAACACGTCCTCGGAGCGGCGGGTGGCCAGCGAGGAGCTGGAGGCTCTCCGCCAG GAACTGTCGTCGTCGCTGATGGAGCGCGACCGTGCGGTGTGCGAGAAGAGCGAGCTTCTGGAGAAGTACTGCCACGAGGTGAAGGACAAGGCAGAGGCGCAGAAGGTGCTGAGCCAGGCCTGCGAGGACATGGAGACGGTGCGCGAGGAGCGAGACGTGGCCCGCAAGGAGAGGACGGAGGCCATCATCCAGCGGGACCAGCTGCTGCGCGAGTATTACCAGGCCAGACAG AAACAAGACTCTGTCACTCTGGACGTGGAGCGGGCCAACAAGGAGATCGAGATGCTCCGGAAGCAATACGAGGCCGTCGGCCAGGAGCTGAAGGAGGCGCTGCAGGAGGCCGAGGTGGCCAAGTGTCGCAGGGACTGGGCCTTCCAGGAGCGGGACAAGATCGTGGGAGAGAGGGAAAGCGTTCG CACCTTGTGCGACAACCTGAGGCGCGAGAGGGACAGAGCCGTGAGCGATCTGGCGGAGGCGCTGAGGAATCTGGACGACACCAGGAAGCAGAAGAACGACGCCGTGCGAGAGATCAAAGAACTCAA gGAAAAAATGGAGGACCAATTGGAGAAGGAGGCGCGGTTCCGCCAGCTCATGGCTCACAGTTCGCACGATTCCGCCATCGACATGGACTCGGTTGAATGGGAGACGGAAGTTGTAGAGTTTGACAAGTGCTGG GACATGGATTTGAAAGCACTTGGCTTTGATATCGCAGAGGGGGTCAATGATCCTTATTTGCCAGGAGATTGCGGTGTGTTTGTCAGTAAGGTGGACAAAGGAAGTCTAGCAGAAGGACGATTAAG GGTGAACGACTGGCTGCTGAAGATCAACAACGTGGACCTGACCAGCAAGGACAGGAAGCAGGCCATCAAAGCGGTGCTGAGTGGCGAGGGCGTGATCAACATGGTGGTCCGCCGCAGGAAGTCGCTTGGGGGGCGGGTCGCCACCCCTGTCCAGATTAACCTCGCCGGACACAAAG ACTGCGGCATCTGCCTGGAAAGCGGAGTGTTTGTTGCTTCGCTGGCGCCTGGCAGTCCGGCGGTCCGAGACAATGCGCTCACAGTTGGGGACAGGCTGCTCGCT ATTAATGGCATCTCGCTGGATAACAAGTCGCTGCCCGAGTGCGACGCTCTGCTGAGGACGTGTCGCGAGTCGCTCTGCATCTCCCTCGCCAAG TTCCTGCCTCAGAGCTGCTCCGGCCAGAGTTTATACGACGGTCTGAAGGACTCTGAGAAAGTCTCCAAAAACTGTCGCAACTCCAAGCACAGCTGTTCCACGCAGGCCGACGGCTGCGCCTGCGAGATGAGGTGCCGATTTGGCGGCGGCGGGGATGACGACGGAGCGCCCGGAGACGCCGGTCTTCATTGTCAACACGTGCCCGACGACTCCCTGCACTCCCGTAGCCCCTCGGAACCCCTGGCAGAGTTCTGCTACAGGAGGCAGGACTTCCAGCGTCTCCCCTTCACCTTCACGCCTGTGCTCCCCGACCGCGGCCCTTCTTCGAGGAAGGCCGGCGGAGGCACGTGGCCCAAAGTCATTGCGGGACCGTCTATCCCGGAGTGTGCGCGGCTTTCCATCTACAAGAGATCCAAGCAACGCAAGTCCATCTTTGACATGAATACATTCAGGAGACCGGAAGCTCCTCCAAAACTGGACTACATGTCGCTTTCTCAGCTGCCCAAAGACTCGCCGCAGAGCTCGGTGGCCGAATCCTCTCAAGGTCCGCCCGCCCCGCCGACCAGGAGCGACTCGTTCAGATTCAAACACTCGCTGCAGAACAGCTCGGCGTCAGACTCCACCATCCCGGCCTCCCCGCCCCGAGGGAGCAGTCCGGTCGTGGAAGGCGACTGCGCCAAGCAGCTCTACTACACGGCGGAAGCTTCGCATCGAGAGTCCAAGTTGCTGGCGGAGGACGACGGGAGTCAACCGCGGGAGTCGGAGAAGAGAAGGTACCGGCCCAAATCGGCACCGGCGCTGCGGCGGAACGTGACGCCGTTACACATCCCGGTTCCCATGCAG GTTCATCATTTCTCAAAAGACGAGCACTCGCCCGAGCCGATGGATTTGTTGCGCTTCTCTCCGATGCGAAATAATCGCTACGGCATGCACTTTGCGCCCCCCAGCTACAGCGGCGGCGTGACAC ACTCCGCGCAGCGAGGCTTAGCTTCATGTCCAGCGAAGACGGCCGTGATGAGGAACCCGGTCTACGGCGCCTGGAGTCACGAAGTGCAGACCGGCAACTGTCCGCCAGGGCCCAGCTCCGGCGTCCACTCGCATTCACGTGCAAA CCCCCAGCATCACGGTCGCCACAGTGTGGACCTCAACCACCAGCTCGCTGGGGACGTTGGTGACGCCGGCCGAGCACCTCACGGCACCAATTCCCTCCCCTCCGGCTCCAGACTGG GCTCCCTGAGTGCGTTGCAGTTTAGAGCCGAGCGCATTAGGATTCCACCGACTCGGTATCCGTGCTCCGCTGGATCGGATCGAG GCTCCCGCTCCCATTCAGAGTGCAGCTCACCGACGACGCCTCCCAGGTCCCCCGTCGGCCCGGACGCATCGTCCTTCGCCGGCAGCCAATCGTCGAGCTCCATCTCCACGCAGCTCAGGATAGCCGTCAGCCCCGCACCGGTCGGTGACGGACGGAAGGACGG ATTTGTCAGGCATCGGCTGGCTGCTCGGCCCAAGTTCCTCTCTTTGAGATGCTTGAG GCCGTATTTGGAGGAGCCGCGCAACGTGACGGTGCAGAAAGGAGCCGAGCCGCTGGGTATCTCCATCGTGAGCGGCGAGAACGGCGGCGTGTTTGTGTCCAAAGTCACGGCGGGAAGCATCGCTCACCAAGCTCATTTGGAGTACGGAGATCAGCTGTTGGAG TTTAACGGCATCAACCTGCGGAATGCGAACGAGCAGCAGGCCCGCTTGGTGATCGGGCAGCAGTGCGACACGGTCACCGTTTTGGCTCAGTACAACCCACACATGTTTCAGCTGGGCAATCACTCTCGATCCAG CTCTCGCATGGAGTCCAGCAGCGACCGGCCGACCCCCCGCGACAGCGGCTCCACCACCCCGGACGACGGCTCCGTGGGCGACGCCCTCAGCGAGCAGGACGAGGGCACCGTGACGCCGCCATCCAAGCAGACCGCCCCCGCCGCCAGCCCCCACAGCACCTTCAG GCTTCCCGTTGCCGCTTTACGTCGCACCGCGGATTCGCGACTGGTGAGGCTGAAGAGGATCCAGGCGGAGCTGGGAGTCCAGATATGCGGAGGCAACCTGTACGGTGTCTTTGTGGAGACTCTGGATGAAGATAGTCCTGCTAAAAGTGCTAATGGCCTGCTGCCCGGAGACCGGATCCTGGAG TACAACGGCGTCAGCATGAAGAACAAAACCAAAGAGGAGGCTTACCTGGAATTGTTAAAGCCCGCCGAAACGGTCACGTTCAAGGTACAAAACTGCCTGGACGAACTGGCCGCCGTCAAAGAGACACCCGGAGACGGAGTTTTCATCAG ATCGCTGTACGAGAGGGTGGCCGACACGGAGCAAGAGCTGAGCTTCAAGAAGGACGACATCCTGTACGTGGAGGATACGCTGCCCAACGGCAACTTCGGCTACTGGATGGCGTGGCACCTTGACGAGAAGGGGCAGAAGTTGGAGAACGGGCAGATTCCCAGCAGATTCAT GATGGACCAGGAGTTCTACAGGAGACACGGCATGAGCGACATGAAAGACGACGGCGGCGGGGGCAAAACTTTGTCGGCCGCCGCCCGGCGGTCCTTCTTCCGCCGGAGGCTGAAGCACAAGCACAACGGATCCAAGGACGGGAAGGACCTCATGGCGTCTGAAGCCATGATGTCTGAATACTTGCCCATCACAGAAG ATGGCGTGAGCCTCATGTACCAGCGGGTCCAGAAGGTGGAGTGCTCGGCCCCCAGACCGGTGCTGATCCTGGGGCCGCTAGCCGAGGCCAGTAAGGACATGCTGGTCAACGAGGCGCCCGCCAAGTTTAGTCGCTGTCTGCCGG AGGTCATGAAAGCGTCCCAGCAGGCCATCGAGCGAGGCGTGAAGGACTGCGTGTTCATCGACTACAAGCGACGCAGCGGCCATTTCGACGTCACCACCGTGGCCTCCATCAAGGAGATCACGGAGAAG GACTCGAAGCACTGCTTGCTCGACATCGCCGCGCACGCCATCGAACGCCTGCACAGCGTCCACATCTACCCGATCGTCATATTCATTCGCTACAAAAACGCCAAGCAGATCAA AGAGCAGAAGGATCCGATGTACCTGCGGGATAAACTCTCCCAGAAGCTCTCCAAGGAGCACTTTGAGGCAGCCCAGAAGACGGAGCAGGACTACAGCCGCTTCTTCACAG GTGTCGTCCAAGGCGGCAGCGTCTCCTTCATTTGCACTCAGATCGTCGCCGTCGTCGAGCAGGAGCAGAATAAAGTTCTGTGGATCCCCGACGGAGCgcagtag
- the LOC133417561 gene encoding disks large homolog 5-like isoform X5 yields the protein MPSDSESSGSLGSVGTPTPASSPPLAHVDGHRVNEKMETVLLQLRHVSRERDELRKRLALSSPGSTFDDCRPNSKAGHDYERLKLQCMKAMAELQSLQNQHSGTLKRCEEAVKKADFYHTLHSRLAGEHGQLKDELEALRLDNVRLLREHDHAKQTCEELLRLRDRDQREVADMRALHQQVIREGSSDALNKLYDSAVDKLESVRSDYEGLRKIYEDTTADRNADLSRLDRAEEEKRRLQKQLDVLMKQRDAAIHYQQQYSSSVRRLDQQELSKAAAQNVELQHEMERLQSEATRSKTQQLKAAKECEKYKEERDSVTGEYRLIMSERDQVIKEVERLQTGLELAEAKLKNTSSERRVASEELEALRQELSSSLMERDRAVCEKSELLEKYCHEVKDKAEAQKVLSQACEDMETVREERDVARKERTEAIIQRDQLLREYYQARQKQDSVTLDVERANKEIEMLRKQYEAVGQELKEALQEAEVAKCRRDWAFQERDKIVGERESVRTLCDNLRRERDRAVSDLAEALRNLDDTRKQKNDAVREIKELKEKMEDQLEKEARFRQLMAHSSHDSAIDMDSVEWETEVVEFDKCWDMDLKALGFDIAEGVNDPYLPGDCGVFVSKVDKGSLAEGRLRVNDWLLKINNVDLTSKDRKQAIKAVLSGEGVINMVVRRRKSLGGRVATPVQINLAGHKDCGICLESGVFVASLAPGSPAVRDNALTVGDRLLAINGISLDNKSLPECDALLRTCRESLCISLAKFLPQSCSGQSLYDGLKDSEKVSKNCRNSKHSCSTQADGCACEMRCRFGGGGDDDGAPGDAGLHCQHVPDDSLHSRSPSEPLAEFCYRRQDFQRLPFTFTPVLPDRGPSSRKAGGGTWPKVIAGPSIPECARLSIYKRSKQRKSIFDMNTFRRPEAPPKLDYMSLSQLPKDSPQSSVAESSQGPPAPPTRSDSFRFKHSLQNSSASDSTIPASPPRGSSPVVEGDCAKQLYYTAEASHRESKLLAEDDGSQPRESEKRRYRPKSAPALRRNVTPLHIPVPMQVHHFSKDEHSPEPMDLLRFSPMRNNRYGMHFAPPSYSGGVTHSAQRGLASCPAKTAVMRNPVYGAWSHEVQTGNCPPGPSSGVHSHSRANPQHHGRHSVDLNHQLAGDVGDAGRAPHGTNSLPSGSRLGSLSALQFRAERIRIPPTRYPCSAGSDRGSRSHSECSSPTTPPRSPVGPDASSFAGSQSSSSISTQLRIAVSPAPVGDGRKDGFVRHRLAARPKFLSLRCLRPYLEEPRNVTVQKGAEPLGISIVSGENGGVFVSKVTAGSIAHQAHLEYGDQLLEFNGINLRNANEQQARLVIGQQCDTVTVLAQYNPHMFQLGNHSRSSSRMESSSDRPTPRDSGSTTPDDGSVGDALSEQDEGTVTPPSKQTAPAASPHSTFRLPVAALRRTADSRLVRLKRIQAELGVQICGGNLYGVFVETLDEDSPAKSANGLLPGDRILEYNGVSMKNKTKEEAYLELLKPAETVTFKVQNCLDELAAVKETPGDGVFIRSLYERVADTEQELSFKKDDILYVEDTLPNGNFGYWMAWHLDEKGQKLENGQIPSRFMMDQEFYRRHGMSDMKDDGGGGKTLSAAARRSFFRRRLKHKHNGSKDGKDLMASEAMMSEYLPITEDGVSLMYQRVQKVECSAPRPVLILGPLAEASKDMLVNEAPAKFSRCLPEVMKASQQAIERGVKDCVFIDYKRRSGHFDVTTVASIKEITEKDSKHCLLDIAAHAIERLHSVHIYPIVIFIRYKNAKQIKEQKDPMYLRDKLSQKLSKEHFEAAQKTEQDYSRFFTGVVQGGSVSFICTQIVAVVEQEQNKVLWIPDGAQ from the exons ATGCCGTCAGACTCCGAGAGCAGCGGCTCTCTCGGCAGCGTGG GCACGCCCACTCCGGCCTCCTCGCCACCGCTGGCCCACGTGGACGGTCACCGGGTGAACGAGAAGATGGAGACCGTCCTGTTGCAGCTCCGCCACGTGTCCCGGGAGCGCGACGAGCTACGCAAGCGGCTGGCGCTCTCCTCGCCCGGGAGTACCTTCGACGACTGCAG GCCCAACTCGAAAGCGGGTCACGACTACGAGCGGCTCAAGCTGCAGTGTATGAAGGCCATGGCCGAGCTGCAGTCCCTGCAGAACCAGCACAGCGGCACCCTCAAGAGGTGCGAGGAGGCCGTCAAGAAGGCCGACTTCTACCA CACGCTGCACAGCCGCCTGGCTGGCGAGCACGGCCAGCTGAAGGACGAGCTGGAGGCGCTGAGGCTGGACAACGTGCGGCTGCTCCGCGAGCACGACCACGCCAAGCAGACCTGCGAGGAACTGCTCAGGCTGCGCGACCGCGACCAGCGGGAGGTGGCCGACATGCGCGCGCTGCACCAACAG GTGATCCGGGAGGGCTCGTCGGACGCCCTGAACAAGCTGTACGACTCCGCCGTGGACAAACTGGAGAGCGTGAGGAGCGACTACGAGGGTCTGCGGAAGATCTACGAGGACACGACGGCCGATCGCAACGCCGACCTGAGTCGCCTGGACCGCGCCGAGGAAGAGAAGCGACGCCTCCAGAAGCAGCTGGACGTGCTGATGAAGCAGAGGGACGCCGCCATCCACTACCAGCAGCAGTACTCGTCGTCCGTACgcag GTTGGACCAGCAGGAGCTGTCCAAGGCGGCCGCCCAGAACGTGGAGCTGCAGCACGAGATGGAGCGGCTGCAGTCGGAGGCCACGCGCTCCAAAACGCAGCAGCTCAAAGCGGCCAAGGAGTGCGAGAAGTACAAGGAGGAGCGCGACTCGGTCACGGGCGAGTACCGCCTGATCATGAGCGAGCGCGACCAGGTGATCAAGGAGGTGGAGCGGCTTCAGACCGGGCTGGAGCTGGCGGAGGCCAAGCTGAAGAACACGTCCTCGGAGCGGCGGGTGGCCAGCGAGGAGCTGGAGGCTCTCCGCCAG GAACTGTCGTCGTCGCTGATGGAGCGCGACCGTGCGGTGTGCGAGAAGAGCGAGCTTCTGGAGAAGTACTGCCACGAGGTGAAGGACAAGGCAGAGGCGCAGAAGGTGCTGAGCCAGGCCTGCGAGGACATGGAGACGGTGCGCGAGGAGCGAGACGTGGCCCGCAAGGAGAGGACGGAGGCCATCATCCAGCGGGACCAGCTGCTGCGCGAGTATTACCAGGCCAGACAG AAACAAGACTCTGTCACTCTGGACGTGGAGCGGGCCAACAAGGAGATCGAGATGCTCCGGAAGCAATACGAGGCCGTCGGCCAGGAGCTGAAGGAGGCGCTGCAGGAGGCCGAGGTGGCCAAGTGTCGCAGGGACTGGGCCTTCCAGGAGCGGGACAAGATCGTGGGAGAGAGGGAAAGCGTTCG CACCTTGTGCGACAACCTGAGGCGCGAGAGGGACAGAGCCGTGAGCGATCTGGCGGAGGCGCTGAGGAATCTGGACGACACCAGGAAGCAGAAGAACGACGCCGTGCGAGAGATCAAAGAACTCAA gGAAAAAATGGAGGACCAATTGGAGAAGGAGGCGCGGTTCCGCCAGCTCATGGCTCACAGTTCGCACGATTCCGCCATCGACATGGACTCGGTTGAATGGGAGACGGAAGTTGTAGAGTTTGACAAGTGCTGG GACATGGATTTGAAAGCACTTGGCTTTGATATCGCAGAGGGGGTCAATGATCCTTATTTGCCAGGAGATTGCGGTGTGTTTGTCAGTAAGGTGGACAAAGGAAGTCTAGCAGAAGGACGATTAAG GGTGAACGACTGGCTGCTGAAGATCAACAACGTGGACCTGACCAGCAAGGACAGGAAGCAGGCCATCAAAGCGGTGCTGAGTGGCGAGGGCGTGATCAACATGGTGGTCCGCCGCAGGAAGTCGCTTGGGGGGCGGGTCGCCACCCCTGTCCAGATTAACCTCGCCGGACACAAAG ACTGCGGCATCTGCCTGGAAAGCGGAGTGTTTGTTGCTTCGCTGGCGCCTGGCAGTCCGGCGGTCCGAGACAATGCGCTCACAGTTGGGGACAGGCTGCTCGCT ATTAATGGCATCTCGCTGGATAACAAGTCGCTGCCCGAGTGCGACGCTCTGCTGAGGACGTGTCGCGAGTCGCTCTGCATCTCCCTCGCCAAG TTCCTGCCTCAGAGCTGCTCCGGCCAGAGTTTATACGACGGTCTGAAGGACTCTGAGAAAGTCTCCAAAAACTGTCGCAACTCCAAGCACAGCTGTTCCACGCAGGCCGACGGCTGCGCCTGCGAGATGAGGTGCCGATTTGGCGGCGGCGGGGATGACGACGGAGCGCCCGGAGACGCCGGTCTTCATTGTCAACACGTGCCCGACGACTCCCTGCACTCCCGTAGCCCCTCGGAACCCCTGGCAGAGTTCTGCTACAGGAGGCAGGACTTCCAGCGTCTCCCCTTCACCTTCACGCCTGTGCTCCCCGACCGCGGCCCTTCTTCGAGGAAGGCCGGCGGAGGCACGTGGCCCAAAGTCATTGCGGGACCGTCTATCCCGGAGTGTGCGCGGCTTTCCATCTACAAGAGATCCAAGCAACGCAAGTCCATCTTTGACATGAATACATTCAGGAGACCGGAAGCTCCTCCAAAACTGGACTACATGTCGCTTTCTCAGCTGCCCAAAGACTCGCCGCAGAGCTCGGTGGCCGAATCCTCTCAAGGTCCGCCCGCCCCGCCGACCAGGAGCGACTCGTTCAGATTCAAACACTCGCTGCAGAACAGCTCGGCGTCAGACTCCACCATCCCGGCCTCCCCGCCCCGAGGGAGCAGTCCGGTCGTGGAAGGCGACTGCGCCAAGCAGCTCTACTACACGGCGGAAGCTTCGCATCGAGAGTCCAAGTTGCTGGCGGAGGACGACGGGAGTCAACCGCGGGAGTCGGAGAAGAGAAGGTACCGGCCCAAATCGGCACCGGCGCTGCGGCGGAACGTGACGCCGTTACACATCCCGGTTCCCATGCAG GTTCATCATTTCTCAAAAGACGAGCACTCGCCCGAGCCGATGGATTTGTTGCGCTTCTCTCCGATGCGAAATAATCGCTACGGCATGCACTTTGCGCCCCCCAGCTACAGCGGCGGCGTGACAC ACTCCGCGCAGCGAGGCTTAGCTTCATGTCCAGCGAAGACGGCCGTGATGAGGAACCCGGTCTACGGCGCCTGGAGTCACGAAGTGCAGACCGGCAACTGTCCGCCAGGGCCCAGCTCCGGCGTCCACTCGCATTCACGTGCAAA CCCCCAGCATCACGGTCGCCACAGTGTGGACCTCAACCACCAGCTCGCTGGGGACGTTGGTGACGCCGGCCGAGCACCTCACGGCACCAATTCCCTCCCCTCCGGCTCCAGACTGG GCTCCCTGAGTGCGTTGCAGTTTAGAGCCGAGCGCATTAGGATTCCACCGACTCGGTATCCGTGCTCCGCTGGATCGGATCGAG GCTCCCGCTCCCATTCAGAGTGCAGCTCACCGACGACGCCTCCCAGGTCCCCCGTCGGCCCGGACGCATCGTCCTTCGCCGGCAGCCAATCGTCGAGCTCCATCTCCACGCAGCTCAGGATAGCCGTCAGCCCCGCACCGGTCGGTGACGGACGGAAGGACGG ATTTGTCAGGCATCGGCTGGCTGCTCGGCCCAAGTTCCTCTCTTTGAGATGCTTGAG GCCGTATTTGGAGGAGCCGCGCAACGTGACGGTGCAGAAAGGAGCCGAGCCGCTGGGTATCTCCATCGTGAGCGGCGAGAACGGCGGCGTGTTTGTGTCCAAAGTCACGGCGGGAAGCATCGCTCACCAAGCTCATTTGGAGTACGGAGATCAGCTGTTGGAG TTTAACGGCATCAACCTGCGGAATGCGAACGAGCAGCAGGCCCGCTTGGTGATCGGGCAGCAGTGCGACACGGTCACCGTTTTGGCTCAGTACAACCCACACATGTTTCAGCTGGGCAATCACTCTCGATCCAG CTCTCGCATGGAGTCCAGCAGCGACCGGCCGACCCCCCGCGACAGCGGCTCCACCACCCCGGACGACGGCTCCGTGGGCGACGCCCTCAGCGAGCAGGACGAGGGCACCGTGACGCCGCCATCCAAGCAGACCGCCCCCGCCGCCAGCCCCCACAGCACCTTCAG GCTTCCCGTTGCCGCTTTACGTCGCACCGCGGATTCGCGACTGGTGAGGCTGAAGAGGATCCAGGCGGAGCTGGGAGTCCAGATATGCGGAGGCAACCTGTACGGTGTCTTTGTGGAGACTCTGGATGAAGATAGTCCTGCTAAAAGTGCTAATGGCCTGCTGCCCGGAGACCGGATCCTGGAG TACAACGGCGTCAGCATGAAGAACAAAACCAAAGAGGAGGCTTACCTGGAATTGTTAAAGCCCGCCGAAACGGTCACGTTCAAGGTACAAAACTGCCTGGACGAACTGGCCGCCGTCAAAGAGACACCCGGAGACGGAGTTTTCATCAG ATCGCTGTACGAGAGGGTGGCCGACACGGAGCAAGAGCTGAGCTTCAAGAAGGACGACATCCTGTACGTGGAGGATACGCTGCCCAACGGCAACTTCGGCTACTGGATGGCGTGGCACCTTGACGAGAAGGGGCAGAAGTTGGAGAACGGGCAGATTCCCAGCAGATTCAT GATGGACCAGGAGTTCTACAGGAGACACGGCATGAGCGACATGAAAGACGACGGCGGCGGGGGCAAAACTTTGTCGGCCGCCGCCCGGCGGTCCTTCTTCCGCCGGAGGCTGAAGCACAAGCACAACGGATCCAAGGACGGGAAGGACCTCATGGCGTCTGAAGCCATGATGTCTGAATACTTGCCCATCACAGAAG ATGGCGTGAGCCTCATGTACCAGCGGGTCCAGAAGGTGGAGTGCTCGGCCCCCAGACCGGTGCTGATCCTGGGGCCGCTAGCCGAGGCCAGTAAGGACATGCTGGTCAACGAGGCGCCCGCCAAGTTTAGTCGCTGTCTGCCGG AGGTCATGAAAGCGTCCCAGCAGGCCATCGAGCGAGGCGTGAAGGACTGCGTGTTCATCGACTACAAGCGACGCAGCGGCCATTTCGACGTCACCACCGTGGCCTCCATCAAGGAGATCACGGAGAAG GACTCGAAGCACTGCTTGCTCGACATCGCCGCGCACGCCATCGAACGCCTGCACAGCGTCCACATCTACCCGATCGTCATATTCATTCGCTACAAAAACGCCAAGCAGATCAA AGAGCAGAAGGATCCGATGTACCTGCGGGATAAACTCTCCCAGAAGCTCTCCAAGGAGCACTTTGAGGCAGCCCAGAAGACGGAGCAGGACTACAGCCGCTTCTTCACAG GTGTCGTCCAAGGCGGCAGCGTCTCCTTCATTTGCACTCAGATCGTCGCCGTCGTCGAGCAGGAGCAGAATAAAGTTCTGTGGATCCCCGACGGAGCgcagtag